A genomic window from Arvicola amphibius chromosome 5, mArvAmp1.2, whole genome shotgun sequence includes:
- the Ncaph gene encoding condensin complex subunit 2: MRIPRSGTMNSSSPKIHGQQFDVSSPLERVLSVPRHGKAVLSTPNTPVLEDFPQNDDEKERLQRRRSRVFDLQFSTDSGHLLASPNRNIDASAATSKFTNTQITEHYSTCIKLSTENKITTKNAFGLHLIDFMSEILKQKDAEPTNFKVAAGTLDASTKIYAVRVDAVHADVYRVLGGLGKDMPSQEVESHGADGSAVAPETTKKTAKTKKKPSCKTIEQNLSNINVSEADRKCEVDPMFQKTAASFDECSTAGVFLSTLHCQDYRSELLFPSDMQTLSSGEALELPDLGWVDMTDLKAPLQQCVEDRQLCPSLAGFQFTKWDSETHNESVSALVDKFKKNDDVVFDVDAEVEDSDNGDVPDGPLVEDFDDNDEPDPSAAGDHEELGSWKNLCQVQSSQEQMISLRDRDVQTMCTFLSMEPGEYSYFSPRTMKMWAGPDHWRFRPSRPKQDATSYAENKKKSAKKDFEINFDDDIDFDAYFQKTKAATTLTKFTLENQTWKATTLPTDFHYETEALVQLHLKPGIKLLKVDKNQKAKTEHYEEIEDYDYNNPNDTSNFCPGLQAGDSDDEEPNDLFAGPAGTFDLESDPCCTPKTTQENGHISSENQGVDITTYGESNLVAEPQKVNKIEIHYAKTAKKMDMKKLKQSMWSLLTEFSRKETDTETNQSVNGKEGALEEVADKKMLSGLTTDLQKRLPPLMAQNLSIPLAFACLLHLANEKNLKLEGTEDLSDVLVLQGD, translated from the exons GAACAATGAATAGCTCTTCTCCGAAGATCCATGGACAGCAGTTCGATGTTTCATCCCCTTTGGAACGGGTGCTGTCAGTGCCTCGGCACGGGAAGGCCGTTCTCAGTACTCCTAACACCCCAGTCCTTGAAGACTTTCCTCAGAATGATGATGAAAAGGAGCGGTTGCAGCGGAGACGCTCCAGGGTCTTTGACCTGCAGTTCAGTACAGACTCCGGTCATCTGCTGGCCTCCCCCAACAG gaATATTGATGCTTCAGCTGCCACATCTAAGTTTACAAACACACAGATTACAGAACATTACTCTACCTGTATCAAGCTTTCTACTGAAAAT AAAATCACTACTAAGAATGCTTTTGGCTTACATTTGATTGATTTCATGTCAGAAATTCTTAAACAGAAGGACGCAGAACCAACCAACTTTAAA GTGGCTGCTGGTACCTTGGATGCTAGCACCAAGATCTATGCTGTACGTGTGGATGCTGTCCATGCTGATGTATACAGAGTCCTTGGAGGGCTGGGCAAAGACATGCCATCTCAAGAAGTGGAGAGCCATGGTGCAG ATGGAAGTGCTGTTGCACCAGAAACAACCAAAAAGACTGCAAAGACCAAGAAGAAGCCATCCTGCAAAACCATCGAGCAGAATCTAAGCAACATCAACGTCTCTGAAGCAGATCGAAAGTGTGAG GTGGATCCTATGTTTCAGAAGACTGCAGCCTCGTTTGATGAGTGCAGCACAGCTGGGGTGTTTCTCTCCACCCTTCACTGCCAGGACTACAGAAGCGAGCTGCTTTTTCCTTCAGATATGCAGACTCTCTCCTCGGGAGAAGCTCTCGAGTTGCCAGATTTAGGTTGGGTAGACATGACAGACTTAAAAG CGCCCCTGCAGCAGTGTGTGGAAGACCGCCAGCTCTGCCCTTCCCTGGCCGGGTTCCAGTTTACTAAATGGGACAGTGAAACACATAATGAG TCTGTGTCGGCCCTGGTGGACAAGTTTAAGAAGAATGATGACGTCGTATTTGACGTCGATGCTGAGGTTGAAGACAGTGACAATGGGGATGTCCCCGATGGGCCCCTAGTGGAAGACTTTGATGACAACGATGAGCCAGACCCTTCTGCAGCTGGGGATCATGAAGAGTTGGGAAGCTGGAAGAACCTCTGCCAGGTCCAAAGCAGCCA AGAACAAATGATTTCCCTCAGGGACAGAGATGTCCAAACCATGTGTACCTTTTTATCCATGGAACCTGGAGAATACTCCTATTTCAGCCCTCGGACCATGAAGATGTGGGCTGGCCCCGATCACTGGCGCTTTCGGCCTTCTCGACCCAAGC AAGATGCCACCTCCTATgcagagaacaaaaagaagagtGCAAAGAAGGactttgaaatcaattttgatgATGATATTGATTTTGATGcatattttcagaaaacaaag gcTGCTACCACTCTGACCAAGTTCACTTTGGAGAACCAGACGTGGAAAGCCACCACTCTCCCCACAGATTTCCACTATGAGACGGAGGCGCTCGTCCAGCTTCACCTCAAGCCTGGCATAAAG TTACTTAAGGTGGACAAGAACCAGAAGGCAAAGACTGAGCACTATGAGGAAATTGAAGACTATGATTACAACAACCCTAATGATACCTCCAACTTCTGTCCTGGACTTCAG GCTGGTGACAGTGATGATGAAGAGCCAAATGATTTATTTGCGGGGCCAGCTGGGACCTTTGACCTCGAATCTGATCCTTGCTGTACGCCAAAGACAACACAGGAGAATGGTCACATTTCTTCTGAAAACCAAGGAGTAGATATCACAACTTACGGAGAGTCGAACTTGGTGGCTGAGCCTCAGAAG gtaaataaaatagaaattcattATGCCAAGACAGCCAAAAAGATGGACAtgaagaagctgaagcagagcATGTGGAGTCTGCTGACGGAGTTTTCTAGAAAGGAGACTGACACAGAG ACAAACCAAAGTGTCAATGGAAAAGAAGGGGCCCTTGAGGAAGTAGCTGACAAGAAGATGCTCAGTGGACTCACGACAGACCTGCAGAAGAG GCTGCCCCCACTCATGGCTCAGAACCTCTCCATACCCTTGGCTTTTGCCTGTCTGCTGCATTTAGCCAATGAAAAG aATCTGAAGCTGGAAGGCACAGAGGATCTTTCTGATGTTCTTGTGTTGCAAGGAGACTGA